TTCTACTGCTCTACACATTACATTGATATGTGTTAAATTACACATCCCTGTGTTTCTTCCCCCTGTTCCTTTCCTTGATTATCTTTAATTGTACACtgcttagatcagtggttcccaaacgttcACGGGTCACAGTGCCCCAGGCTACACATTTCCTCCCAGGTCTCCTCGTCCCCCAACAGTGTTGatttctacctttgctggtggggatgcccaagtcCAACCAGCTGAAAAGGTCCACAGCCCAAGGCCCCGAGTTTCATTTTGCTTGTACAGTGAGCAAATTGGTTGTGTGCTTCAGCCACCAATGCATGCATTTCAaatgccctcctctccccattccattcactctctgtcctccctctctccccactttcatccagcctctgccccttCTACCCCTTCCACCCatcttctgccctctctctctcccccttccacaagCCTATGCCTCCTCTGTTTCTCCACCCAATCCagtatctcccttctctctttctctccccccttccccccacccccacacacccaTCCATGCTGCTGCTTCTCTACAGCGGCAAAGCAGGACTTTTCATTCACGTGGCTGATGGCTGTGCCCCAGAATAGGAAGTGACGTCCAAGGGGGCAGGACCATCAGCCACGTGTCTGGAGAGTCAGGCCCCTTGGTGGCCTCAGCTTGTTTTGCCGCTCGTTGAGAGAAGCAGCAGGCACAGCTTGagtggtggctggagggaggtgggggaaatATGGCATGGCACTCCTGAGAGTTCACCGTGGCACCCTTGGGTGCTGTGATGCacggtttgggaaccagtggctTAGATACTTATTTTATTTGCAGAATAGTAAATAAGCTTGAACTGTGAGCTGAGAATCTGTATCGGAAATGGTGATACAGTTCATGTACTTCTTTTGGAATTTTAGGTCATTTGCTATTTTGACTGACCTCTGATGACCTCTTCTACCTTAGAGTAGGGATGAGCAGCCAGatcattttcattttgtgtcacTTCCTgggatgtttgtttcatttgtttttgtttagccaatttttttaaatcatgggaGCACGGGAGAGGGGATATTTTTAGGCTGATTACCTTCTGGGGACCTGTTTTAAGCTACATCAGGGGCCGGATACCCCTTCTTGTGTAACCTTTAAAAGCATCTTAGCCCATTGCCTAGGTGAATTCCTTGTCCACAACCAATTTAaaatttgcctttgcaacagacaCTAGCTACCAAAACATGTTGAGCATATGGACAATATATTAAAGTGTATTGGACTGATGTATTCCCACTTTATGCACTTttgtaatgaccatgcactaatatcCCAATTAGCATatgcccattaccacaggagcccttactgccacctgtttagcaggcagtaagggctcccatgctactcctTTGCTAATTGGGCAGCACACAGTAATGCACTTGCtgtacctgattagtgcagggtgtgcctactctccacccccagacacacctcccgtgccaaaaaatgaaatattttttaacttggAGCTAGCACAgcctggtggccagaactctgTGGGATGCCCTTAAGTGCTGTCACTATACAAAGAATGTTAGTATTCAGCCCACTACAGTTTAATTTATTAGAATTTGCTAAACTGCCTTTCAAAAAACATTTGCCAAACCAGTGTACAGCAACTTATtattaaaagaaaaggaaaatacagACAAGTCAGTTAAAATAGTATCTATTCTAGGTATCTGGAGAAATATAGGTCAGCCTTTTGGTGACCTAAATTCATCTGGATAACTGTCCAGATAGTGAACTAAATATTCCTGCCCTTCTTATATGAGTGAAATCTCCCCCTCtgcctggcactatccagataatgctgagGGTCTACAGAAAGTTTCAGTAGCACTATCTATATAGTTCCCCTTCAAATCCATGAATAGGGCTGCCTAAGGCATTTATCAGGAAAGTGGCTGTTACTATCCAGACAAATGCCTTTAATAGCGGGGCCAAGCTGTTTATAGCCTGGAGAGAGAAAATTAAGATACATATCTTTCTTCATTCCTTCCAGGCTAGTATTCACAGCTATGCACATTTATGGGGACAGGAATATTGGTATTTTTTATCTTTGTTAAAAAATTATTTGTAAGTACTGTTCACAAATTATTTCATGGAAATTTACCATCTTGATATTATATTTAAAAGTACAATGTTACTTCCTGATAAAGCTAAGTCTACACAATCCAGATGCAGGCAATTTCTGAGCCTTCGTCAACATGTTATTGATAGTGGATCTAGGTTTCAGTTACGATACCCTTGCAAATGTGTGGTTCAGTTTGATAATCATTCCTATGTTTTTTTATGATGCTTCTCAGTTGCAGTTTTTCCTGGAAGGTAAAGGAGTGTCAATGGATAGAGAAGAGTTACTTCCTTGATCTGGGTTGTTATAGTTTATAGATATTCACCTTGCTAGTTTTCTTTATATGTATTGCTTTCTTTAATTCCCTATTCCTCGAGGGGTATCGGTTCTTGCTCCCTTTGTATTTGTGGACTATATAGAGTCAATTTTTGCTATTATTATTGGTTCCTTTTAATTGTTATttctatattttgtattgtttcttTACTCTTAATTTACATTGTTGGATGTATCTcaaaagtaaaaaataataataaaaaagtacAGTACTGTCCTTAGCAAATTTTGCAAGCACAATATATTTTCAATAAGGGgagtgggtggaaggatggattGTCATACTATTGAGAGTTTCTGTAAAGTGCTTTATGAACTGCCGCAATGTTGAATCGCCAATGAGAAAAACTTTTTTCCCCTGTAGGCAGTTTGTGATCTGTTCTCCTGTTTCAAAACGATGCATGTTGCAGCCAAGAGGATACCAGACGTTGCGCAAGAAGTAACCTCCAGGAAAAGGGAACCTTGTTCTGATCTTGCATTTTTCTTGCACTGCAGTGTCTttttctaggggggggggggggggggtaaaacaaTAGGGAATGAAAGTTACACAACAGcaatatttttcaaataaaatACATAACCGTGATTGGGAGTTTCTTGTTTGAGGGACTCATGCTCTGTCTTTTTGAAGACTTCAGTAAAATACCTTTTTGAACACCATTGTCGTGAGGACTTTTTCAGTCTCCTCCACTGTTGTGCATTTGCTGTGATATTGCTTAAtccagtacagtctcaattatctgacgAAAAAAGGATTGAGCTGTAGTTGGATAATtaaaaagttggataatacagaaaacaatgataACCCCTTAAAAATGAACAGGATGCATACTTTAGGCATAAAAAAGAGGCttagggtatctgtatttaaaatattgtttattaactcTAACCAGCAACAGATCAAACATGGTTTCCTTGTAGCATGTGAagctggaaaacaggaagagaacctgcacACTATTTGATGGGCAACGTAATGATGTCACCAGgagggtctgtcggatatgctggaTGGATTAGCGAAAgccggataatcaagactgtactgtacaaAGGAATTGGGCATTTCTGGAAGCAAAGGGATGTATGACTAGTATGAATTTTCCAGAGTGTaaggcagtggcattccttggtcaACTGCCAGCTGGGGTGGATCGCCActgtgtaacccccccccccccccccccgggtgcagcaccccccccggcgcatcacctccaagcaccgccccccccccccccccccagggtggtgcattcttcctacctgctgggatgccgagagcagccatgcggctgtcggctccgctggttccctgctccctctgctccagaacaggaagtaacagcagagggagcagggaaccagcggagccgacagtcgTGAggttgctccctgcacccctcctgcagcgtgcactcagggtggaccgcccccactgccctgccctcggtacaccactaGTGCAAGTCCAGGTTGAAGCCTTGACAATTAGTAGCCCTTCTCAAATGTTTCAGACTTCTACTAATTGTACCCTATCTTGTGTCATCTAGGAGTTTAATTTCATAGCAAGACACGTAAAATGTTTCAAAAAGGCACCTGGTTTATAatggcctttataaaataggttctcAGAACTATCCCCACTGATGCTTGTGAGGATTAGAGTTTCTCCTTTCTCTTCTGTTTGTGTGCCATCTCTGCTTTACCATTTATTAAGATGTTtgatgtgtattgtgttgacaatttAAGTAGCACATTGTGTCATgctgtgtactgttatttgaatatttttaccactgtacagggctgccgagagacaaccAGGCCCGGGGCACAGCTGCCACCGGCGGGCTCAGCAGAAGACATCTTTctccagcgctgactgcctgcccctgcagctgcttttcctgtCAGGagatgctcagtttcaaaaccaagcatgcacgccTGAGAAGAAAAGCAGCCTCTCAGTAATGGGCAGAAGGGCAACACTGGAGGAAGCTCCGggccctccccagcctccaagcggggcccggcaccggagttttctctctcctgcaccTGTCAGGACACAATCACTCAGGTcgcatcaggagcaggagagagaaagaaaccccagcgccgggccccccttggaggcccaggcacaggaaattttgccccccccccccccccccctatcggcagccctgctgctgtaattgtctgttgcctatattcaacttattcttgctgtacaccaccttaggtgaattttttcaaaaaggtggtaaataaatcctaatacatgaatcaaacatataaatggcgagtgaccgtactcactcgcaaatgcgcagtagagacttccctttctgtcccgcccccgcatcaatacgtgatgacgggggtgggacagagagggaacctgcgcaaaGCCGCCaccgttgctaccgctccccccccaggtcgccgctacctccccccccctgaggtcgccgccgccgccccctctccacccggcccgagcactctcttcggtattgaacttacatcggcgaaacacagcacgcagatcagctgagctcccgccgccctttcttccctgcctgtgttccgccctcgccgacgttacgtcacacgagggcgggacacaggcagagaaggaaggccgactggagctcagctgatctgcgtgctgcctgcgtttcgccgatgtaagttcaataccgaagagagggcccgggccgggtgcaggggtggtggcggcgacctcggggggggggggggggcttgccaaaaccccatactagcccgttttaatgggctcaacagctagtaaaTACATAAAGAATATATATACTACTGTGCAATTTCATAAGAGacatttctgtgtgtaaaacatgctttgcatacagaaaaacctttataaaattacttcatcTATGTCCAATATATGCACATGTATTTGCCTGACTGGAGCAAACTGGACTCCAGAAGCTGGAAAGATTGAAGATTAATGGAAGCTTTCCACCTTATATAGACTCATTATCCTAGAGTACCATTCCCTCAGGAAATACTAAGAAAGACTTAAAAGTACAAACTTAATCAGGAAACTCACTGTTACAACTGGAAACTCTGATGGCCTGGAAGCTGTTCGGGATTTCCACACCAATGTTGGATCTTTAAcatgcaaaaagtacaaaacaaatcTTATGTGAAGGCTCGTTTTACACAGAACATCAACGTCAGAACTGAGAGGTTCAGGTCAGAAAGCATTCGATTCCAGCAGAATTTTGCAAAGGCTCTTCTGAATGTGAAACGATGTGCAAAATACGGATAAGGACATGCAGGAATGCACATTTATTTTCCAGGCTGAGGGAAAAtacagagagaaagacagagcgaAAGGAGCAAAAATAATAACAAGCCAAAATAAATAAAGCCATAAAAAAACAATCCAAATACTTCTCCTGACTTTAATTggagcaaaaatttttaaaaaggagttTTCTCTGGCTCCTAAACATTTTGGCTTGCACTTaaattttctatatatttttctgCTCCTAAGTGGCAGCAAATCTGTGTCCACATAGTGACTTCTTGATATAAGTGTTTGTGCTTTTGAGGTTTATAGTGAGATCATCTTGTTGCATGAGTCCATAATATGGTTGCCTCTTTCAGTCAATTTAGAATAGACAAAGACATGGATTTCAGTGCAGTGACAGCCAGATAGGAGACCTAGATGAGATTATTTGGTTAATCTGGGCTGGGATATCACAAGTGCTAAGGAGAAGGGGTACTAAACTAGGTACCAGGCGTGCAGTGACATTTGGTACTTGATTAGAAGTGTGTATGAAAAATATCTTCATGACCTGCATCCTGTACTTGTGGCTAAAAGATCACTGCAGCTCTTGACCATTACATGAGAAGGATAAAGGAAGGATTTTCAATGGCCATTTCAGATCACGGTACAAGGCAACTTGCTTTACCGTAAAAGGGCTGACTGACCCTTACCTGCTCTCATCTTCAAAGTTTCTGGTGATGTCTGTCTACCCCTCTCTATTTCAAAGGTTATGGGCTGGGTACGTCATACATAATGACCCACTGAAGTGTTTTGGCAAATATTTACCTGTTAAATAATCCTTTTTCAACATCGCTGAAGTACGTGTGATTACTGTTCACAGAATTCATGTGGGTTAAAGCCTCACAGGGCAAATTTGGAGGCTTTATACAGAAGAAATATTCTTCATCTCTTTGGTCTCTGTACTCACACACATCGTCTGTTGTAGCTAGGTGAAATCCACATTTCTGATAAATCGTCTCAGTTGCACTAGTGAACATGCCCGTGTAAATGATGTTTTCATAGCCTTCATTCCTTGCTCTCCATAACGCTGCAACCCCTTCACTAGGATGCATCAGCAGTACAGAAACTTCAACTAAACCCTCCCAAAATAAACTGAAGTGAGCAAGGTAGGTCCCGTTACTCAGATCTTCAATCCTCCCCGAAGCAGAGGCATTGAGTCCTGGCGAGTAGATCCTTGCCCTCAGGAAGTCTCCGCCATATTTCTTTCTGTTACCTAAGAAATCGTACATATTGAGTTGGACAGTTAAGGGATCCCCAATGCAGTACATGTCTTTGGGGTTAGGCAGGAAGGCTCTGCTATTTCTGGCACTTGTGGTATTGTCCACATGGGTGAAGGTGACTTTGGGGATGATCCCTTGTATTTTGTTGAAGAGCTGGTTTATTTTCAGGTCATCTGAGCCATATGAGTTAGACTCACTATTGAGAGTTCCTTTATAGCGTGTTGATTCTTGACAAATTTGAAGCAGGTACCTAAAGCTTGGAAACTTAAGGCAAAACAAAGCAGTGATTATTAGGGAAACTGTGTAAATTACAATGCTTTGAAACTGTCTATTACTGAATTGCATGTGGTGACTATAAATGAAAAGCATAGTAAATTTCATATAGTGTAATTTTCAAAAACTTAGTTGTGATTTACTGTGTAAAATTAGATGTTTTGCATATATGTCACCCATATGTGTTTGTGTGGATATTTTTCCAcattattgtttatcatttatttatttactataccatcacttattgcatagcaaatcagaacggtttacatttcaAAAGTGTATAATTTACATACAATAAAATCAACTATAAAAACTAGGAAATCCATTATATGATAGGACAGCGCAAACAAAACTTCCATACCAAAAAGGATAAAAATAACATTCAATTACATCAATCTTATAAATCACATCAATCATACTATTGACTCTAATAATTATCTCCTATATTATTAACatagtagtaaaaaaggcccgtttctgcctctgatgaaacgggcgctagcgggcacgggactcccttcccctccccttatgctAGTCTCCCTgttggtctagaggtacctgttcggttggggcaggaaagaaagagccccctctttcctgcccgcagcggtgctgctagctgccgtgctgcatcgtgtgggagtctggctcgcggcgtttcaaaatggccaccgagagttgaagtctcgcgaggcagcttgaactctcggcggccattttgaaactccgagagccggactcacacacgATGCAGCCAGGCAGCTGgcagcagcactccgggcaggaaagcgggggctgtttcgttcctgcccgagcgaacaggtaccactagaccaccagggatagtggcgtaaggggaggggaggtgacaggggggagggaaggtgatgaggggaacAGGGGGCGACGGGTGGCGGGGTGGTACCTTTAAAGGGGCGgggcgaaaggggcggggtgatggccacgtcctcggcggctgcgattttttggaaggggaggagtagggaaacaactGCTCCCGTGCGTTCATTTGCCTTGTTGGgtacgtgttccgccctcgacgtcatcacgtatgacacgagggcggggcatgaagacatggtgagtgttgtggcttcaccggTGTGTGAATGCCTGCAgcgacgtcagtgtcctcagaacgttgagggtgcgttttattatagtagatatatacaTCAGTTCTTAGCttgcataaatattgccacataaAATAGGTGTCATTTCTGGGCCTGTTCCGGTAGTGTGTTATGAATTTATGAGTGTACCTTAAATTTTCAAAGCTTGTGCATGTAACGTGCAGTTTACTaagggtggtttttttttgtttattttatgatACGAGACTTGGGAGCTACTTTAGAAGAGCATgccctaaaacaaaaaaaatcctttggGCAAGTCAGACCTCACTCCAGATCTCCTTTGATGCATTTCCATCATCCATCAGTGTAAATGGGACATGGAAGATTCCCAGTTCCTTGTCTTGTTATAAACTCTGTGATTGTTTAATTTATTTCTTCAGATTTCTAGCCTGCTAAATTACAACTGCACTCTTAAAAGCCACTGTTAAAAATATGAAACAGTACAATCTTTTGCCACATTTGGAAAGGAAAATTTCTACAGAAAAATTGCACAAGCATAAACGGTTGTGCCAAAACAGTGCAAAACTTTTACCTGATTTGTAAAATCTCATAAATAGGGATGTGGattcaaaaaaaaatgttctttttgtTTAGTTTactgtccagctcattttcgaaagagaagggcgcccatattccgacccaaattgggagatgggcgcccttctcccgtgggcgcccttctcccgtgggcgcccttctcccgtgggcgcccaaatcggtataatcgaaagccgattttgggtgcctccaactgcagtctgtcgcgggaacggacaaagttgacaggggcatgtcggaggcatggtgaaggcgggactggggcgtgtttatctgatactgatagaactgaaaaacgagcttgtggagctactgctagtgatatgcaacttatccttaaaatcgagcgtggtaccggaagattggagggtggccaatgtaacgcccatttttaaaaaaggctccaggggagatccgggaaatt
The sequence above is a segment of the Microcaecilia unicolor chromosome 12, aMicUni1.1, whole genome shotgun sequence genome. Coding sequences within it:
- the LOC115481971 gene encoding NXPE family member 2-like isoform X3 translates to MKNAFRLILAMTVTFLFITWYRNAEQFPSFRYLLQICQESTRYKGTLNSESNSYGSDDLKINQLFNKIQGIIPKVTFTHVDNTTSARNSRAFLPNPKDMYCIGDPLTVQLNMYDFLGNRKKYGGDFLRARIYSPGLNASASGRIEDLSNGTYLAHFSLFWEGLVEVSVLLMHPSEGVAALWRARNEGYENIIYTGMFTSATETIYQKCGFHLATTDDVCEYRDQRDEEYFFCIKPPNLPCEALTHMNSVNSNHTYFSDVEKGLFNRSNIGVEIPNSFQAIRVSSCNKKDTAVQEKCKIRTRFPFPGGYFLRNVWYPLGCNMHRFETGEQITNCLQGKKVFLIGDSTLRQFIKHFTETLNIMMYFNHTENELQSWQKTLVSINMDKSIFVQWKKHTLPFISKTFYSVKEDTYAARQIDQIGGGQNTILLVTLGQHLRPFPFRTFIRRAINIRQAIERLFQRSPETTVIIKEENARDMDIDMERFSDFHGYVQYVILKEIFQDLNVGFVDALDMTIAYASNVIHPPLEVLENFISMCLTYIC
- the LOC115481971 gene encoding NXPE family member 4-like isoform X1, with translation MQMLLLHIRASETFPSNTMKNAFRLILAMTVTFLFITWYRNAEQFPSFRYLLQICQESTRYKGTLNSESNSYGSDDLKINQLFNKIQGIIPKVTFTHVDNTTSARNSRAFLPNPKDMYCIGDPLTVQLNMYDFLGNRKKYGGDFLRARIYSPGLNASASGRIEDLSNGTYLAHFSLFWEGLVEVSVLLMHPSEGVAALWRARNEGYENIIYTGMFTSATETIYQKCGFHLATTDDVCEYRDQRDEEYFFCIKPPNLPCEALTHMNSVNSNHTYFSDVEKGLFNRSNIGVEIPNSFQAIRVSSCNKKDTAVQEKCKIRTRFPFPGGYFLRNVWYPLGCNMHRFETGEQITNCLQGKKVFLIGDSTLRQFIKHFTETLNIMMYFNHTENELQSWQKTLVSINMDKSIFVQWKKHTLPFISKTFYSVKEDTYAARQIDQIGGGQNTILLVTLGQHLRPFPFRTFIRRAINIRQAIERLFQRSPETTVIIKEENARDMDIDMERFSDFHGYVQYVILKEIFQDLNVGFVDALDMTIAYASNVIHPPLEVLENFISMCLTYIC
- the LOC115481971 gene encoding NXPE family member 4-like isoform X2, which translates into the protein MKVWASETFPSNTMKNAFRLILAMTVTFLFITWYRNAEQFPSFRYLLQICQESTRYKGTLNSESNSYGSDDLKINQLFNKIQGIIPKVTFTHVDNTTSARNSRAFLPNPKDMYCIGDPLTVQLNMYDFLGNRKKYGGDFLRARIYSPGLNASASGRIEDLSNGTYLAHFSLFWEGLVEVSVLLMHPSEGVAALWRARNEGYENIIYTGMFTSATETIYQKCGFHLATTDDVCEYRDQRDEEYFFCIKPPNLPCEALTHMNSVNSNHTYFSDVEKGLFNRSNIGVEIPNSFQAIRVSSCNKKDTAVQEKCKIRTRFPFPGGYFLRNVWYPLGCNMHRFETGEQITNCLQGKKVFLIGDSTLRQFIKHFTETLNIMMYFNHTENELQSWQKTLVSINMDKSIFVQWKKHTLPFISKTFYSVKEDTYAARQIDQIGGGQNTILLVTLGQHLRPFPFRTFIRRAINIRQAIERLFQRSPETTVIIKEENARDMDIDMERFSDFHGYVQYVILKEIFQDLNVGFVDALDMTIAYASNVIHPPLEVLENFISMCLTYIC